Proteins from a single region of Centropristis striata isolate RG_2023a ecotype Rhode Island chromosome 9, C.striata_1.0, whole genome shotgun sequence:
- the efcab7 gene encoding EF-hand calcium-binding domain-containing protein 7, whose translation MSFQESPRPSDEEEAFYVHCRAAYLAVFRSSLTNISSKQQLCRALQQAGRNPSHATLNKYWKQRTSKLNFDDFCEILKNEKKTEETELMRAFKKMDVNSDGYISHSELEKALTTRGDKMTPEEVNAIFSMADINKDGKLDYTEFCRLLVSTVEQCQVAALERLEANAKLKRQNFGSQSYSPPKSSVSSAAPTATQATATVPQPPETPRAESDTTLKKDSRSSSRPSSARSRRSSLSNSITMTTSSAKASKIPEPSGLQEWHHSNMKGCFFLEDDGSISSLQYQLHIPQTTNVYLTIQPLSLSHGPDKPSSWMTVDTAVFVMSAGETKEDSTLVCFTESKDKEKYVWKGELHAGTYYLLPFTSGCKLKKRSKKSPSNKPIELVYRTDTGELDLTRELREVLCDIFQVIDLDGNGLLSLEEYNFFELRTSGEKCDKDAWAVCKENFDMRKNQLTQQGFMELNLMEATEKDGDPADLWVTLEAMGYNRMLELVEACPFQIDVHCEGNQPSVQPTSMDSGPKLLNQVLQKSITSRTGAKALRGQDNIFIYTYRGEHRISSLIANKTNQKVTVHVNNEQNRNCCSSRGMSVFAVEVPARTKMVCQHILPINERQDWTYNCVETILPCT comes from the exons ATGTCTTTTCAAGAGTCACCTCGTCCTTCTGATGAAGAGGAGGCTTTCTACGTGCACTGCAGAGCCGCATACCTAGCTGTGTTCAGATCCAGTTTGACAAACATTTCCTCGAAACAGCAACTATGTCGTG CTCTCCAGCAGGCTGGTAGAAATCCATCCCATGCGACTCTTaataaatactggaaacagaGAACATCTAAACTGAACTTTGATGACTTCTGTGAGATTCTAAAGAATGAGAAGAAAACTGAGGAGACAGAACTGATGAGAGCATTCAAAAAGATGGATGTGAACAGTGATGGCTACATCTCACACAGCGAACTGGAGAAGGCTCTTACCACT agaggagacaaaatgacccctgAGGAGGTGAATGCTATTTTCTCAATGGCTGACATCAACAAAGATGGCAAACTGGACTATACAGAA TTCTGCAGATTGCTTGTGTCTACAGTGGAGCAGTGTCAGGTGGCTGCTTTGGAGAGGCTCGAGGCTAATGCCAAGCTGAAGAGACAGAACTTTGGCAGTCAGTCATACAGCCCTCCGAAGAGCTCAGTGTCATCAGCAGCACCAACGGCAACACAGGCGACTGCAACTGTCCCTCAGCCTCCAGAAACACCTCGGGCAGAATCAGACACGACACTCAAGAAAG ACAGCAGATCATCCTCCCGTCCTTCTTCTGCCCGCAGCAGACGCTCATCCTTGTCCAACTCAATCACTATGACAACCAGCAGTGCTAAGGCCAGCAAAATACCAGAGCCTTCAGGCTTACAG GAGTGGCATCACAGTAATATGAAGGGCTGTTTCTTCTTGGAGGATGATGGGAGCATCAGCTCTCTCCAGTACCAGCTCCACATCCCCCAGACAACCAACGTCTACCTAACCATCCAGCCACTCAGCCTGAGCCACGGACCTG ACAAGCCTTCTTCCTGGATGACAGTGGACACAGCTGTTTTTGTAATGTCAgctggtgaaaccaaagaggattCAACTTTAGTGTGTTTCACTGAGTCTAAAGACAAAGaa AAGTATGTTTGGAAAGGAGAACTGCATGCTGGGACTTACTACCTGCTGCCCTTCACTAGTGGCTgcaaattaaagaaaagaagcaaaaagaGCCCTTCCAATAAACCCATAGAGCTTGTCTACAGGACTGACACAGGAGAACTCGACCTCACCAGGGAACTcag GGAGGTGCTGTGTGACATCTTTCAGGTGATAGACCTGGATGGGAATGGTTTGCTCAGTCTGGAGGAGTACAATTTCTTTGAGCTGAGGACCAGTGGAGAGAAATGTGACAAGGATGCCTGGGCTGTCTGCAAAG AGAACTTTGATATGAGGAAGAACCAGCTGACACAGCAGGGCTTCATGGAGCTGAACCTGATGGAGGCTACAGAGAAAGATGGAGATCCTGCAGACCTGTGGGTCACCCTGGAAGCCATGGGCTACAACAGAATGCTGGAGCTGGTAGAG GCTTGTCCATTCCAGATAGACGTCCACTGTGAAGGCAATCAGCCGTCCGTCCAGCCAACCAGTATGGACTCAGGGCCCAAGCTGCTGAACCAGGTCCTCCAGAAGTCCATCACATCCAGGACAGGGGCCAAAGCTCTGAGGGGGCAAGACAACATTTTCATCTACACCTACAGAGGAGAACACAGGATCTCCTCTCTCATTGCCAACAAG ACGAACCAGAAAGTGACTGTCCATGTGAACAATGAGCAGAACAGgaactgctgcagcagcagaggcatGAGTGTGTTTGCTGTCGAAGTGCCAGCAAGGACCAAGATG GTGTGCCAACACATACTCCCTATCAATGAGAGACA